CCAGGCGCGTCGGCGATCACCTTCTCGGCGGCGGCCTGGGCTCCCAGGCCGAGTCGCTGCGCCAGCTCGGCGATCGTGAGCCCTTCCCACTCGACGTGACCGGGCGCGGAGGCGACCACGACCCGCTCGGGGGCGATCGCGCCCCTGGCCCCGCCTCGGCCGTCCAGGGCGCCGTCGCGTGCGACTGCCTCGAGCACGGTGCTGCCCGCCGTGTAGGGGTACTGGTCGGCGTGCACGTCCTGCCCTTGCGCCTGCGCGCGCTCGATCAGCGCGAGTGACTCGCGCACGAGTCCCCAGGCGCGTTCGCCCGCGGCTTTGTGATGGGAGATCTGGACGGGAATGCCGGCGCGGCGGCCGATCTCGAGCGTCTCTCGCACCGAGTCGAGCAGCCCCATCCCTTCGTCGCGCATGTGGGTCGCGTAGAGCGCGCCGCTGCCGCGCAGCTCGCTCGCGAGCTCCACGATCTCGTCGGTCGTGGCGTGGCGGCCCGGCTCGTAGATCAGACCGGTCGAGAGTCCGACCGCGCCCGCCTCCAGGCCTTCGCGCACGAGCGCGCGCATGGCGTCCAGCTCCCTGCGATCCGGCGCGCGCTTCTCGCCGCCCATGGCGGCCGCCCGCACGGTGCCGTGACCGATCAGGAAGGCGGCGTTCACCGCTGGAGGATCGGCCTCGAGTCTCTCGGCATAGCCGCGATAGCCTTCCCACTCGGGCAGGCGCGCATCCGGATGGACCGCCCGCGCGAAGCCCATGGCTTGGCGCCAGGGCGCTGCGCCCATGCCGCAGTTGCCCACCACGCAGGTCGTGACTCCGCCCAGCACCTTGAAGTCCATCTCGGGGCGCGCCAGCAGCGCGAAGTCGTCGTGGGTGTGCACGTCGATGAAGCCGGGCGCCAGCGCGAGGCCCGCCGCGTCGAGGGTCACGTTCGCACGTGACTGGCTGCTCGGAGCCACGGCCGCGATCCGGTCGCCGCGCAGCGCCACGTCGGCGAGCCGCGGCTCGGCGCCGGTCCCGTCGTAGAGCGTCGCCCCCCGGATCCAGACGTCGAAGTCCTGCGCCATGGCGCGAGGATACCGCTTCGCGCTAACCACAGGTCCTCATGTACGTGCTCGCGCTC
The Myxococcota bacterium genome window above contains:
- a CDS encoding D-aminoacylase; its protein translation is MAQDFDVWIRGATLYDGTGAEPRLADVALRGDRIAAVAPSSQSRANVTLDAAGLALAPGFIDVHTHDDFALLARPEMDFKVLGGVTTCVVGNCGMGAAPWRQAMGFARAVHPDARLPEWEGYRGYAERLEADPPAVNAAFLIGHGTVRAAAMGGEKRAPDRRELDAMRALVREGLEAGAVGLSTGLIYEPGRHATTDEIVELASELRGSGALYATHMRDEGMGLLDSVRETLEIGRRAGIPVQISHHKAAGERAWGLVRESLALIERAQAQGQDVHADQYPYTAGSTVLEAVARDGALDGRGGARGAIAPERVVVASAPGHVEWEGLTIAELAQRLGLGAQAAAEKVIADAPGVTVVTHMISEDDVRTVMRHPSTMIGSDGIPTLPGKPHPRLWGTFARVLGRYARELGLFSLAEAVHRMTGLPARKFGLADRGVIREGAFADLVLFDPRGIIDVGTYEDPNHPPAGIHAVFVNGTRVARHGAHTGARPGRVIRRGG